A single Vicia villosa cultivar HV-30 ecotype Madison, WI unplaced genomic scaffold, Vvil1.0 ctg.000364F_1_1, whole genome shotgun sequence DNA region contains:
- the LOC131627480 gene encoding uncharacterized protein LOC131627480: MVDTGDFAGTICSICYESLNPITEDLQSVTICGHVFHELCLQQWFEYCATSKKRTCPVCKQGCKVKDACRLYFQSIGDVKEGGLTQKQRGVEEDAGVLRKEVKRLEGKVSGLSTVLENQTKELDELKDELSTCKEQKMIEIASKNEALRQNASIQAQFRVKSTELEKSNLERFRLQERNMALAKELAALKLVSDLDLGEDEVLKLATLGNGANSKETVDTLKRSLVLRNRSYKELMEKCNLLGRGEARYSKKLEKAKEKINKMKARVQELATAMEVKENEYLKLLKAAKNIENKTNSNSDVLMANKFSSKEQTKQSSTPKSGMDLNKNDNNKSSKSLKIDNSKATENKDVDNDCIIIDENEYKDHNKADLGKPETAPVSKTKTSLQGVCNLDEPSRFDVDTEMTDITADIATMDENATLQANAKQAQPIVNIRKETPLTTSSSVDICFSGGLLGPDGSQRFLGKWCKRGQNGESTKGNLISVGADGRGGTVKVLRNPSQSSLDGKENSVALKRLKVGPNKASGMQSRGRLQIEHFFGRVNQ; this comes from the exons ATGGTGGATACCGGCGATTTCGCCGGCACAATTTGTTCGATCTGCTACGAATCTCTAAACCCCATCACCGAAGATCTCCAATCCGTCACCATCTGCGGCCACGTCTTCCACGAGCTCTG CTTGCAGCAATGGTTCGAGTACTGTGCGACGTCGAAGAAACGCACTTGTCCTGTTTGTAAGCAAGGTTGCAAGGTGAAAGATGCGTGTCGGCTTTATTTTCAATCGATTGGAGATGTGAAGGAAGGTGGTCTTACTCAGAAGCAGAGAGGGGTTGAGGAAGATGCGGGTGTTTTGCGAAAGGAGGTTAAGAGATTGGAGGGGAAAGTTTCCGGGCTTAGTACGGTGTTGGAAAATCAAACTAAGGAATTGGATGAGCTTAAAGATGAG CTTTCTACTTGCAAGGAGCAGAAAATGATAGAAATAGCATCAAAAAATGAAGCCTTGAGGCAAAACGCATCCATACAAGCCCAGTTTCGTGTGAAATCAACG GAGCTTGAGAAATCAAATTTAGAGCGTTTTAGATTGCAAGAGAGAAATATGGCTTTGGCTAAAGAACTTGCAGCATTGAAATT AGTGTCTGATTTGGACCTTGGTGAAGACGAGGTTTTGAAGCTTGCCACTTTGGGTAATGGGGCCAACAGTAAAGAAACAGTAGACACTTTGAAACGATCTCTTGTTTTGCGGAACAG GAGTTACAAAGAGTTAATGGAAAAGTGTAATCTTCTTGGAAGAGGCGAGGCGAGGTATAGTAAAAAGCTTGAGAAGGCTAAAGAGAagatcaataaaatgaag GCAAGGGTACAAGAACTGGCGACAGCGATGGaagtaaaagaaaatgaatatttGAAGCTACTAAAAGCGGCcaagaatattgaaaataaaaccaATTCTAATTCAGATGTATTGATGGCTAACAAATTTTCTTCAAAAGAGCAGACAAAACAAAGTTCAACACCCAAGTCTGGAATGGATCTGAATAAGAACGACAACAATAAATCTTCAAAATCTTTGAAGATAGATAACTCCAAAGCTACAGAAAATAAGGATGTAGATAATGATTGTATCATTATCGATGAAAATGAATACAAAGATCATAACAAGGCTGATCTAGGAAAGCCAGAAACAGCACCTGTCTCAAAGACTAAAACATCATTGCAAGGAGTATGTAATTTGGACGAGCCTTCAAGATTTGATGTTGACACAGAAATGACTGACATTACTGCTGATATTGCCACTATGGATGAGAATGCGACATTACAAGCCAATGCTAAACAAGCTCAACCAATAGTTAACATTAGAAAGGAAACACCATTGACCACTTCAAGTTCAG TGGACATATGCTTTTCTGGTGGATTGCTTGGTCCTGATGGATCTCAACGATTCTTGGGTAAATGGTGCAAGCGTGGACAAAATGGTGAATCCACAAAAGGAAATTTGATATCTGTAGGAGCTGATGGTAGAGGTGGCACAGTCAAAGTTCTAAGGAATCCAAGCCAATCCTCCTTG GATGGTAAGGAAAATTCGGTAGCTTTAAAAAGGTTGAAGGTTGGACCTAATAAAGCAAGTGGTATGCAATCCAGGGGGCGCCTGCAGATTGAACACTTTTTTGGGAGAGTCAATCAGTAA